One Symphalangus syndactylus isolate Jambi chromosome 10, NHGRI_mSymSyn1-v2.1_pri, whole genome shotgun sequence genomic region harbors:
- the LOC134731658 gene encoding uncharacterized protein, translated as MNSTPLLPRPLAGYHGRASSAPARSACTPSRVHEPVDCELGKRRWRAAAQKRIRAWEQRGASTPGARWPEAPLSPQRPALALPRAKEHAPQCSGLRALRAGAAGDRGCQGVPGRGSRGTREPVSGAESQPGARWWVPPKPRARQLPRLPNLLALGSRDACTAKQPEEPREPRSTAVPRRQAPAANLLGGGYVTFHRSHCGCQEEQ; from the coding sequence ATGAACTCCACCCCTCTCCTTCCGCGGCCACTTGCGGGATACCACGGCAGAGCTTCCTCGGCCCCCGCGCGCAGTGCTTGCACGCCAAGCAGAGTCCACGAGCCCGTGGACTGCGAGCTGGGGAAAAGGAGGTGGCGCGCGGCTGCTCAGAAGCGTATCCGCGCCTGGGAGCAGAGGGGCGCCAGTACTCCAGGAGCCAGATGGCCAGAGGCACCCCTTTCTCCCCAACGCCCAGCTCTGGCTCTGCCCAGAGCTAAGGAGCATGCACCGCAATGCAGCGGGCTCCGCGCCCTCCGAGCGGGGGCTGCGGGAGACCGAGGCTGCCAGGGAGTGCCGGGGCGAGGAAGCCGGGGGACTCGCGAGCCAGTTTCGGGCGCTGAGAGCCAGCCGGGGGCGCGCTGGTGGGTGCCGCCCAAGCCCCGCGCTCGGCAGCTGCCTAGGCTCCCAAACCTCCTTGCCCTCGGGTCCCGGGATGCCTGCACCGCAAAGCAGCCAGAGGAACCCCGCGAGCCGCGGAGCACAGCAGTCCCGAGGCGGCAGGCACCAGCAGCCAACTTGCTCGGTGGAGGGTACGTTACCTTCCATCGCAGCCACTGCGGATGCCAGGAGGAGCAGTAG